DNA sequence from the Larus michahellis chromosome Z, bLarMic1.1, whole genome shotgun sequence genome:
AGAAACAATCATTTGCCTCACAAGTTACATTAGAATATATTGACCTATTAAATACCAAGTGGATGCACACTTCagcatattttatttcacttctgtcTTGGAACAGCTCTGACTACAGTTTTGCCCCTCTCTCTGAGTTGGCTGGTCTGACATTAGGATTGTGATCTCACCATAAACTGGGTTCATTCCCTGTCCTTTGTTAAATCTTTCTAAAACTCTTCATCGTGATACTTCTCTGATGGAAGGAACAGAGAAACTAACTTAAAAATTAGGAATCAGATCTATGAAACATTTAACTACATTGAGACATCATCCTAGGATTCAATGGAATAATAGTTTTCTTGTATTCGTCATTCAGCTGGTGATGCTTAAAAGTTGTACAGAAGAGTAGGACATGTTCTCAAGGACTTTTTCTAGCCCTGTGCTGCTCTCAACTATGTTTCTACATTGTTTTTCAATGGTTCAACATTTCCTTTATTAATTTCTTCAAATGTTCCTAGATATAATGAGAACTTTCCCTAAATCCTCCCATCTCTCCTTAATCCTTCTTGTTTCCAGCTATCTCATTAACTTGAGAGACTTGAGAGAATTTTTCCAGTAAAGAGCTCAACACTTTACAAAACATGAAGATCCTGCTGTGCCCAGTAACATGATATAAGGAATGTGACCTTTTCCATATTTTCCTTGGAAACAGGATTTCATGCTGTGGAGgaccaaaacccaaccccagaCATTTAGAAAGTTAATGAGAACATGCTATATTATTTAATACTGAACTATATGAAACTGTTTGTACTTgaatttaatatctttattagtTAACAGTTTTTGTAACACTTTGCAGTTAACTAAAAATTCTGCCAGCCTTTACGGTGTGGTTATTAACCTTAGGAACTCAGAAGTGAAGCCCTCTGCCAGTACAGATGGAAGGAAGGTATAAAGAAGGTAGCACCTGAAGGCAACACAAAGTGGAGCCCTGTCATCTGGCTACTGCCTGAGCATGTACTGCGATTGGCTTTGTTTCAGCTGTGATGATAAATAGTTATTTGTCTCACTGCAGGACTGTTTGGAGAGTTTGGAGCTGGCACCTTCACTTTCTTTGTCAGAAACTTTCCATTCATAACATGTGCCATCATTAatagtttgaaattaaaattaaaagctgctCACTAGTTCCATCCAGTTTCCTCCCAAAACAGACTAAACAGATATAAACCTACCCTTCCTTAGACATTGAACTCACCTCTTCTTCCCTGTGATACTCCGCAATGAGGTGGAATGGCACTGTGTACAGGGTGCTGGACATGACGCCAAAGAGGGAACACAGAGCCAGGGTGGAATAGACATTGGGAAACAAGCCAATTAATCCAGTACCCAATCCAAAAAGTAGGTATCCAATGAAATAAAGTCCCTTTAATCCTATGCATGGCAGAAGGATTTTCTGCAGGTCtgtgaaaagaaagtgaaaatgctagtaagattaaaacaaaacaggtcACATTTCATCAGGGAGGTCCTTTaaggggttttattttgtaaaatgcaaCAAGGGAGACAATCTTACTGATTTTGGAAGTTTCCTCAAATTATTGTAGGTATAAACCTGCCAAAGAATACTTTCTCTCTCTGGGGATTTTCTCATTCTGGCATAGGCAACTCCAGAGAAGAAGTAGTTAACATCCATTCTGGAAGAACTGCCCTCATTGACAATCTCAGACATTTCCGCTGTTTGATTACAATATGAACATTTGGCACCGATCTCTGTCTGAGCTGAGAAAAGCGCTACAGAGATGCCTGTAGTTAAGCTCGAAAGGGGAAAAGATTTCCCTCAAGCCTCTTTTAGATGCTCAGTTCAGCCCCCAAAATGCTACTCGTTTGAGTTTTTGGATcacaaggaatttttttaatccttggTAAGAGCTATAGCAAAAGCTATCTGGGGAACTGTGCTAGCGTATTTACACACAATTTTGGAGAGACAGGTTTGTGCTTCTGGCAAGAACATTTAGTACACTgtgaaaaagtttattttatgagGAATGCAGATGGTGAGAGACCATCAGACAGACCTTTGAGAACCTACAGCTACAGCACTGCTAGGTGAAAGAGCATCTCAGAATGATGCCCATGGCAGACATTTTAGTCTGGCATTTAACTTCAGGATGATTTTCAGCGTTCAGGGTTAGTTCACGTGCAGAATAACGCCTTACTCCCAAAGTGACCCCTCATCATGTGGTCAGGAACTGTTCATGCTAAGATACGAGTTTTTAACAATGCTGAGAATATAACATTTCTTAAAgtttcaattggaaaaaaaaaaaccaaaacctgttaatttgtctttgctttattttttcaaacaataGCAAATAGCAAACAGTTTAAGGCTGTTTTGAAACACGGTGTTGGAGTACATTCCTGGGTACTTACAAGAATAGACTGATGAAGAAATTGCATTGATGCACAGCCCCCAGCAACCCATCTCTACTCCTGTTTTGTAGGTAAGGTAAAGGGTGGAGTTATGAGGTGCATAAGGACTACCCTGGTATACAACCTGAAAGAGACCACAAAGATCACAGAAGGCAAGGATGGACTGCGTGTATATAATACCTCCTTCTCATGGGAACAAGGTACCCAACACAGGGCCTCATCCCTGGTAGGGGAGATAATTATCACCCAAGAAACCTGTTAAGCAGTGCCCTAACTGTCCCTTCACAGTTCTCCAGGTTTCACACTCAATTCTTTGAGATGCTCACACCCGGGCTCACCCTCATTTATTAACCTCTGCCTTTTCCTGGACTGTCCATTCTACACTGACTcatctgctctttttcctttggGTGTCTTATTTTCCACTCTCCTCCTCTTTACACTTCTGccttcttcatagaatcacagaatggtttgggttggaagggacgttaaaaatcatctggttccaacccccctgccctgggcagggacacctcccactagaccaggctgctcaaagccccatccagcctggccttgaacacctccagggatggggcatccacagcttctctgggcaacctgttccagtgcctcaccaccctcacagtaaagaatttcttcctgatatctaatctaaatctcccctttttcagtttaaagccattgctcATCATCCTATCagtacatgtccttgtaaaaagtccctctccagctttcctgtaggtccccatttaagcactgaaaggccacaataactCTCCctaaagccttctcttctccaggctgaacaaccccaactctctcagcctgtcctcatagcagaggtgctccagccccctgatcgtttttgtggccctctgctggacccgctccaacaggtccatgtccttcttgtgttgacgactccagagctggatgcagtactccaggtggggtctcaccagagcagagcagaggggcagaatcacctccctcgccctgctggccacgctgcttttgatgcagcccaggatgcgatttgCTTTCTGGGCCGTGAGCGCAATCTTCTTGCCTTAGCCTTTCTTTCCCTAATTTATCtacagttaatatttttcttttctttttgaggctTACCCAAACACATATTTCTACCCAGTAGTTGTCTTATTCAGTTCCGTATCTAGTCaagcaaaactttttctttcagcaggGAACAAAAACTCCCTCTTGCctacagagacaaaaaaaggcaaggaaatggGAATACTGGGTGGAAACCACAGAAAAAAGGAAGTGGCAATGAGAGGATTTGTGCCAGGAGCATATTTGTACCTTGGAAGAAAGGAGGCAGATAGGATCATATATGCAAGAATCACTGCCAGGGGCACACAGTCTTACTGCCTGGGaatggggtgggaaagggagcGCTGGGTATCATGAAAGCAAAGGATTGCTGTCAGAAGGGACTCAGGGAAAGGTTTAAAGAGGTATGGCAGGGACAGACAAATGCGAGGTGCCGAGAGCCTGGAGCTGCCAAGTATCTCACAGTGTGCAAAGAGCTGCGGTGCAGGTGAACAGCCTTGTGCCAGGATAGGGCCAGCTGCACCCATCAGCGCTACTTCAGTTAGGAAACCTGCCCATCTCCGAGCAGCTCCGAAGCCAAAGCAGAGAATGGATGTGTTTGGAACAGCTCCGAGAGCTTCATTTGAAATTGTTAAGTAGACACAAATAGCCTTACAACTACTAAAACGTCTTCCCCCAAGATCCAACGGGCTGGCTCAGAACGAGAGATCAATTAGCAGTTTTACAAAACTCTTCTTCAGCCATCCAGATACAACTGGCTCTGCCACCACTGTCATTTCTTCAGGATGATAACACTGTCTCATTTCTTTTGGGTGGAGGAGGGGATGCTAAGAGGAAGGAGAACCGAGAGGATTTCACGCTTTTACCTGTCCCATGAAATCCGTGAAGAAGAGCATGTTGGACAGGAAAGCCATCCATCCAAAGAGGTGGCTCACACACAGATAGCGATAGTGGGATGGCATGCTTAAAAGTATCTTCAAGAGTGATTTAAGGGTCATCCGCCTTTGATCCTAAAAgcaagtatttaataaaaacacCGTATTATTGCCCTGAAGGCTAATAAAATAgctgacagcaaataaagaagGCCTCAGCCTCTTTCCATTGCTAAACTTCCaaagtttttaatttgtttttactAGGAAGGGTTGCTTGGCTACTGAATGTTCTTTACTATGTATTTCATTTGTAGAGGCATTGCCTAATAAAGTCATCTGAAAGATTCACAGAGactctgggagagctggggtACATCAGCAAGGACCTAACATTTCTTGCTGTTATAATCAGTAGGGCTATTATTTACTCGTAGAACCAAGTGAAAATTTTCTACCAAAACCAATTCAGTGgatcttcaaggaaaaaaaaaaaaacaacaaaccaaaccagaaacaaaaataatttatttatagaGACAATTAGTTTTCTATTGAAAATTTAAAGCTGCCACAGAAAAAATGAAACGCAAAACTCTTCCTGAGAATTAAAATGTATCATTTGTGGAATATGGCAGTTTTGAGACCTCATTCCCATTCCCTTCTATCTGCTAAATTACCTAGAAAACTTCACCTATTCTGGCATATCATTACCATGAGATTTCCACCATGTACTGTCCTCCCCTCCATGAAGCAGGGAAAGACTGTGATGCAGCACCTCTTCAAATCCTAGCACCCAGAGAACGTGAGCGCCGGCACCTGAACACCTTATCCCATGGGAGAAATAACtcacttaaaaatcaaaatgtttttggTGCTGGTTAGCACATCTCACTGATGGGGAAAACCAAAATTTCTCACCCCCTTCAATGCCCGACCTTATCTCCTTCCTCCTTGTGTGAGCTCTGTGCCCCAAAACTCCCTCCCAGTTTCTTTTCCAGTCACATTCACCAGATCACTTGTATCACTTGAATTCAGTGCTTGATGGCAGACATTTGTAACACACAATTCTTAGTGCTTTAAAGCTCCTGCGTGGTTCtttgattttaaggaaaaaaggtattattttatCCATGTGTGACAGAACACTCCTAGTTTTCATTATTGATGTTTGGAGGCAACAGTGTTGGGAGAGAATGTAAGGGAAGCTGTATGGTCATGAAATGTGGGAAAACTGTAGAAGTTATGTACATTACTGGAAAGTTGAATTTTGTCTTCAATTTGCTGCAAGATAATgacatcttttccttccttcaatGTTCTACTTACTTTTCACAACTCTGCTTCCCTTTGAACTTGGTTATGCTGCAAGCTACTTTACGAAAAATCACCACATATAAAGTTCGAAAATACTTTGCTCCAGTGGGAGGTTTTTAATCCTCATAGGAATGCCAAAATTCAAGTTACTGACTTTCACCTTGAACTGCATATTGTCCAAATCCCTTGGAATTTCTCTTGGCATCACTGTCTCTTTTAAACAGGGTAAGCTTTCTATTCTtctacagttacaaaaaaaaccccaaaaaattcCACAATGTCTCATTAGTGTTATTTCAAGGATAATTACTATCTTTTGATTTGGCTTACTTGATTTGTTCAACTCTTCCACAGGGTTCTTTAAAACAGCCTTTCCAATCAAAGTGTTAACATAAGGTCAGGGAACTACAAAGGACACTGctataattacaaaaaataattcaatagcTAGATAGAAATGCTTGCTTTCTATTTAGATATTTTAGACAGTGGAAATGGAAACTGAAATGTTTAATGCGGACATTCAATACCCACCAACACAAAAACCTTGCACTGATTTAAATGACGTGCTGAAGTTTGACCCCATTTAGTTTCCTTGTCCTTCAAAAGCTCACAATACCCAATAATTTTCTCTATAAAATCACTACAACTCAAGGCCTCAGATGATTCATAAGGATGCAGAGTAATCAATATGACTTCAGTAATTTGGCACCAAACTAGAGAACAAAAGATGAATCACTTTGGATGTCTGTTCATACTGTAACAGGTCAAATATCATTAATAATCATGATAGCTATTAGCATGTAAGAGCACTGCTCTTAATTTAGGATATATAGGGTCATGATGCCTGCAGCaaaaaaagagacacagaaaaacaggaagtCAAACCATTCCTTCAAGGAAGCAATTACAGTAATGAATGAACTTAGAAAAGATGTGCCACAAGAGACAGACCATTAAAGCCGTGAGCGTCTAGAATTTATACATGACCAGGGACATCAAAGGAACATGAGACAGATCAAAGCGCTGTGAGCCTCCCACGGGCTGTCcagataaaaatacagagaaagggCAACGGCACAAGCTTGCCCACAGCGGACGCCAGAGCCTCACCTCGGCTGCCAGACGTTACTGACTCAGTGGCATTAGTTCTCGCCAAGGTAGAGGCCACCCCAAACCATAGTCTGCTCGCCCCGTTTCACTGCATCCGCTCTCTCTTCTTCATTCACCTTCCTTTCCCCAGAGCCCGCACAGGCCAAGCGGTCAATGACACTCAGCATCTGGCAACGTGGAGGATGCTGAGGGTGAAGGATGCTGGCGGAGGATGGCGGCTGCTCAAGGTGGGCTACGGCGGGGCATCGCAGGGGCAGCACGGCATCGTGCTAGCCACATTCACCCCACAAACTGCTGCTTTGCTCTCTGCCCCTCTCTGTGTTGTTCTGGCATTCACAGCAGGCAGTGCTCATGTTTTATTCTACCTTTGTGTTGTATCTGgtgtaataatatttttcttcaggttaGGAATACCAAGTGCTATTGTAATACAAATGATAAATAGTAAAGGATAATAAATCCTCTTTATTTGTAGCTTAAACATGAATTTAGGTTTCTAACTTATAACAGTGTCCATATTCTCAGTATTTTTTACCTGATGGATCAAGATCCGAACCAGGGATAGATATACATAACACCAAGAGATCAGAAGTGAAATTAAAACAAGAAGTAATTGTTTCATCACTTACTGTTATACTAGGAGACAAACATAAACATTGGCCTTTGTTTACCTCGGGTACCATGAAAGTGCAGTGAGGATTTCTAGAACTAAAAGACATCAACAAACCCGTAAAAACTATTATCTGTTCCCAAGACCATTCTAGAAACGTGCTCTCCAGATATTTTTCAGGTAGATTCACTTTTTCCCAGTTTGAAGATTGAAGCAATCTCTcataaaaaatgcagcagaaacaaAATAACAGTGATGATTTGAAAGTAGTCACTATTCTTTCCCACCTGAAAGTTCTGCCAAAGACACCGCTACAACAtcacttcaaaataaaactaCAACTCCGGACGCGAGGTAGCATTGCTGTAGAAGTAGCAATTTTAAACACATCAGGTCTGTCAATAAATCCTCAACAAAATGttgagcagcagcaaaaccaaatgtTTACTAGACCAGGGAAGAAGCACTTCCTATGTATTAGGTATGAAAGTGTGAGGACCTCAGTGGGAGTTACAGATCTATATCAAAGATTAATGGGCTGTAGTCCTTGTCCACAATTTGGTGTTAATTGTCTCGGGACTGAAGGACAAAGTAGATCCTCCTGACAAAACTCACAAGAGGAGGATATCAAGAGATTGACACAGAGCAGAAACCTGAATCCAGTTCTCCCTCAACCCTGTGAATCGCTCAAAACATCAGTGCTAGCCACTATCATCCCTCTTGCTGGAAatactttataaataaataaagagaaaagacagcAGACTTTCTCCTGACCCTGTATCCTGGCAGaggattatttttctgtgtgtgtgaaagGGCTCCACTCCAAATAGCCAACATTAGCTAATTAAAAGGTCTCCAAGGATGCAAAGATAGGGCTTACAAAACCATTTCTGCACTTACCTCTGTACGTGACACAGCAGCGCACTTCCCTGGTTTTGCCGCAGCCTTTATTTCAGTAAATGTTGATTTTAGGTAACcattcttgttttcctcctctaTGGAGCTATATTTATAGGATCGAGTCTCTTCCAACAAgaaattttcctcttcatttttggATCTGAGTGGGACTTCAGGAATACTGCGCAGATGTACGGTAAGGCAGATTAGGAAAACCAAGGCTGCGAAGAAGAAAATCACCTGGAATTCCGATGCCAAGGAATATCCCAGTACAGTTTGACCCCAATCCATAGCACCTGTCAGGTAACCCAGGGCTCCTCCCAAACCTACAGGggtgggaaaaaaggagaaaaaagatctACTGGCATCAATAAAATAAACAGTACACAATACTCTCAACATCCCCTCTAGAAATGACTGAATAATCACTCTTCAGATATCAATCACAAGAAGTGGGAATACTGAGCTAATCACGTAGGTAAGCAGTTACCAAAACATCTCTTGAAAAATCTCTTCAGCGCTGATGGACAGAGGTCTCCAAAAAATGCCTGAACACGTAGCAACATGGGCCTCCACCTCTTTTCTTGACTCtttgaagctttattttctttgtaatacacaataaaattttacaaaataaaatttatggGGTTTTAAAACttcacagaacaaacaaacattttttaaattatattgagACTATCTATAGTTTAGACtttgtaaaatgtattttatatagttGAATCTAAACAGAAATACTGTCTCCGtgtgaaattttttaaaaaagggaaataaaaagcatttttttgtaGTTATCAAAATCCAAGTACCTCACCACtcggaaaagaaaataaaaaggatcaaATACAAGTGtgtaatttctgattttctcAGAAAAGTTAGAATAAAAGGTAAAATGAGCATGCTACCTTGTGTCTTGAAGTTAATAAAACCAGGtttcactctgattttttttacaatttcttctttttgtcattAGTGCGCGCAGTTTCAGAAGCACAAGGAAGTGCTCGCTGCTGCGTGCAGCACGGAGCTCTGGCAGGAGAAGCAGCTTCGTGGAGACCCGACACCCTGTGAACcaggaggctctgcaggacgCGGGAGTTGAGCAGGACAGAAGCGTTTGAAGGACTTGGGAGTATTCCTTCGCTGCTGCTTAGGAGAACTGAAGACTGTGTATGGCAGAACCATTCTGTCTAACAAAAAGTAACAGAGGTAACAGGACCTACACCTGCTTCACCTACAAAACATGGGATTTTGATTTCGTCCTgggctttctgtacttttttCCCTCATGGGTCCTTCATTGTGTCCTACTGCGTTTTAAAGGGACTGTATTCTTGCTTGTTCTCATGAAAAACAATTAAACTGCTAATAGCTTTTTGAAGAAAACCTACACTAAATGTTTGCACAGAGTGAATGATATTTGAAGTCATCTTTGCATACTTTTCTGACAAAAAGCATTCATGGTACTGGAATGCAGTCTGAGTGTTGCGTGTTGGGTACCTGCACTCTTCCTTCCACTTGTCCCAGTGATGCCAAGTTTCACAACTGCAAAGCTATCAAGTTTCATGTTCAAACCTTAactgaagacaaacaaaaatcttgGAGATATTTAgtacaaaaaaaaggaactaaataGGGGAAACAAAGTAATACCTAAAACAGAAGCTAGAAAAGAAATGGGAGGATTGCTGTCTTTGTCTAATAGGGATAGGACAAGGAATGATAAATGTAAATTGTAGGGAACAGATACTAAGATTAGATTTTAGGTAAAGCTGTCTAACAACAAGGCCACTGTCTTGGGAGGGCTGCAGAACCCCTATCAAGGGAGAATTTCAAGAACAGGCTAGGTAATTGCCCATCAGGAAGGGTTAAGATACTGGTGATCTTGCTATAGAGGGCACATGGTGCTGGACCAAATATTGCAATCTGTTCCAGTCTCATTTGATGTGGTTTGTCCCACATCCCTTTTCACAGCTCAGCACACAAATGAATCAGCTAAATCTGTAGCTTCAAATTTGGAAATCAAGCCTTTTTAGTATCATCCAAGGAAAAATTGCAACCAGAGTTCTGTTGAAGGcaagaatatagaatcatagactggtttgggttggaagggaccttaaagcccatctagttccaaccctctgccatgggcagggacacctcccaccagaccaggctgctcaaagccccatccagcctggccttgaacacctccggggatggggcatccacagcttccctgggcagcctgttccagtgcctcaccaccctcacagtaaagaatttcttcctgatagagACTCACTCCCTGCTCTGTCCAAGCGATTGTAAAAATTTTTACCTGTCGGTTTCTACGGATAATACTGATTTCATTCCCATGTGGCTTTAAGGTTCCCTTATAATCTGCTTTTCCTGGACACAGCTATTTCTTGTATCCAAAATCACCCTGCTGTCACTCCCTGCTCACCTAGAATCATTGCCACTGGATCTGCACGTCCCTGCTCTCGGTACAGCTCAGTTGCCACAAAAATCTGCCCCAACACAGATTGCACAAATTCTCATCTAGTCTGCTTTTTGCCTGGTCCTTTCACAGCAGCTGCTCCCAGACAGGGATCGAAGCTCCTCCCGATTCACATGGCAGGGATGCAGCCCTGTGTGTCTCCCCCCTGCATTTTCTCAACGCAGGGCTCACGTAGTACGGAGGTTTCCTTCTGTAACTCAGCAACATTTCAGACATGTCTAAAGGCAGATGAATGTCTTCCTTCATTTGCAAGAGCCTGGGCTGAACCACTTGGACTTAACTTTGTGGAAGTTGTGAAGCTCTAAATTTTACAAAGAACTCCTACACAGGAAGGCAGCACACTGCTGAAGGATGGCAATCAATATACTGTTCTGTGGAGCTCTTGCTCTGTGTCACATGCTGagtctgaaatgttattttaatgtgcTACGGCAAGGAAACAAGTTACATCCCTTAATTTTTGCTTCaacaaaaacttgaaaaaaaatcagaacaagcTGAATAAATACTACttcaatttttaaagtaattaattgCTCTTACTTAAATCACGGCTATGTTGCTGTAAACGTTTATGcctgcagccttctgcagcagaaTTCTTGTAGCAGCAATCACAAGTTGCTGTTGTCTGGAGTGGTGAAAACCCAGCAACAAAAGACTCGTGACTGAAGCGTGGGATCAGATGATCAGTTCAT
Encoded proteins:
- the SLC45A2 gene encoding membrane-associated transporter protein, which produces MAKTIMDSTREEEDELLQSVTRTGAVVPKRRAVGRLVMHSMAMFGREFCYAVEAAFVTPVLLSVGLPKNLYSLVWLISPILGFVLQPVVGSASDHCTCSWGRRRPYILGLGIIMLLGMALYLNGDVMISAFIDERDNRRTWAIVITMLGVVLFDFAADFIDGPIKAYLFDVCSHQDKEKGLHYHALLTGLGGALGYLTGAMDWGQTVLGYSLASEFQVIFFFAALVFLICLTVHLRSIPEVPLRSKNEEENFLLEETRSYKYSSIEEENKNGYLKSTFTEIKAAAKPGKCAAVSRTEDQRRMTLKSLLKILLSMPSHYRYLCVSHLFGWMAFLSNMLFFTDFMGQVVYQGSPYAPHNSTLYLTYKTGVEMGCWGLCINAISSSVYSYLQKILLPCIGLKGLYFIGYLLFGLGTGLIGLFPNVYSTLALCSLFGVMSSTLYTVPFHLIAEYHREEECLKLQDREKSVDHGRGKGIDCAALTCMVQLAQIILGVGLGLLVSVAGSTVTVISASMVALFGCCFVAFCVRYVE